The window CCTTGCAGAGGAGGGCTTGAAATTTACCCAATTTTACAATTGCGCACGCTGCTGTCCGACGCGGGCGTCTCTTTTGACCGGACTTTATCCTCATCGCGCTGGAATGGGAAGCATGATAAATCGCAAAAATCAGCCCAGACCACCGGCGTATCAAGGTTATTTAAACGATCATTGTGTCACGATCGCAGAGGTCCTTCGGCAAACAGGCTATCACACTTTGATGTCCGGGAAATGGCATGTTGGGGAACATCGTCCGCATTGGCCGCTAAATAGAGGTTTTGAGCGATATTACGGCTTAATCAGCGGCGCGAGTAGCTATTTTGACACCAGCTATGTTGTGCCGGGAACGGATAAAGTTCGCATCATGGTCAATGATGACAAGGAAATTGTGGAAAAAGGCCATGGTTTCTATATGACGGACGCCATTGCCGATCATGCGGTAGAAATGATAAAAAATTATGCGAATAGCGACAAGCCGTTTTTTCTGTACACAGCATTTACTGCACCGCATTGGCCTCTGCATGCTTTGAAAGAAGATATTGAAAAATATCGAGATAAATATCTGGATGGCTGGGATGTTCTGAGAGAAAAAAGAAGGGAGCGAATGATTTCGCTGGGACTCATCGATGAAAAATGGGGACTCTCGAAACGGGATAATCGTGTGCCACCATGGGAGCGTGCTGAACATAAGCAATGGGAAGCCATGAGAATGGCAGTCTATGCCGCGCAGATTGATCGGATGGATCAGGGGATTGGCAGGATTCTGGCAGAGCTGAAAAGAACCGGCGCTGATAAAAATACATTGATTTTTTTCCTTTCTGACAATGGCGGCTGCGCAGAAATTTTGAGGGGCAACTCTCCGGAAATCATGCCAGGTGGTCCGGACAGCTACATGAGTTACGGCATTGGTTGGGCAAATGCCAGTAATACGCCATTTCGCCGTTACAAAAAATGGGTTCATGAAGGTGGCATTTCTACGCCGCTAATTGCACGCTGGAAAGGCGTAGTAAAACCAAATACTATGACGCAGCAAATGGGACATGTCATTGATTTGATGCCTACGATTCTCGATGTTGCCGGTGCCAAATATCCGGAAGAATTTAAAGGAAAAAAGATTCATAAATTAGATGGAAAAAGTTTGCTACCCGCTTTAAAGGGAAAGACACGGCAAGGTCACGAAGCGCTCTATTGGGAGCATCTGGGAAATTGCGCTATCCGTCAGGGGAAATGGAAACTGGTGATGGACGGAAAATTGAAATCGTGGGAGCTTTATGATCTGGAAGACGATCGAACGGAACGGAGAAATTTGACTGAAAAATATCCGAAAAAGGTAAAGCGGATGAGAAAACAATGGCAGAAATGGGCCGAGGATGTAAAAGTATTTCCCAAGAAACTTCGATTTAAACGATAATGATCATGTCTATTCCAAAAATATAGACTTGCGGAGAAAAGACCCTAGAAAAGACCCTATGAAGACAGCAATTGTTAATAAAATTCTATTTGTAATTTTTTTGCCTCGGCAACGGTTCTCGCTTCTGATTTTTCGAAATCGTTAATGTCAGGAAAAGAATGTTATTATCTTGATCCAGGGAAAGATCCAAATCCGGTTTTTGAGGACGCCGTTGCTCTGGAGATGAATGATTTTTATTCATCAAAAGAAGGATTGGGCCGACATGGTTCTTTTATTTTCGTATTTTCAAGTGAATTTGACCATAAAAAATGAGGAAAATTTTAGCAAAATGAAAACTCCCAAAAAAGCAAAAGGAAAATTTTTGTTTTATTTTTTCCTTATCTTTCTCCTGCTGACTATTTTACAAATTTCGTGTCAAAAAAATCATATCCAAACGGCCTGGGATGCGGTTCAAATCATTGAAAGCAGAATAACTCCGCCGGTTTTTCCCGAGCGTGAATATCGAGTGACGGACTTCGGCGCTGTCGGCGATTCGGTGACAGCGTGTTTTGAACCGTTCAAAAAAGCCAAAAGCCATTGACCGCTGCAATCAGGAAGGAGGCGGAAAAGTCATCGTTCCCCCTGGCGTTTATTATCTCAACGGC is drawn from Calditrichota bacterium and contains these coding sequences:
- a CDS encoding arylsulfatase — translated: MKKPNIVLIMADDMGYSDLGCFGSEINTPNIDSLAEEGLKFTQFYNCARCCPTRASLLTGLYPHRAGMGSMINRKNQPRPPAYQGYLNDHCVTIAEVLRQTGYHTLMSGKWHVGEHRPHWPLNRGFERYYGLISGASSYFDTSYVVPGTDKVRIMVNDDKEIVEKGHGFYMTDAIADHAVEMIKNYANSDKPFFLYTAFTAPHWPLHALKEDIEKYRDKYLDGWDVLREKRRERMISLGLIDEKWGLSKRDNRVPPWERAEHKQWEAMRMAVYAAQIDRMDQGIGRILAELKRTGADKNTLIFFLSDNGGCAEILRGNSPEIMPGGPDSYMSYGIGWANASNTPFRRYKKWVHEGGISTPLIARWKGVVKPNTMTQQMGHVIDLMPTILDVAGAKYPEEFKGKKIHKLDGKSLLPALKGKTRQGHEALYWEHLGNCAIRQGKWKLVMDGKLKSWELYDLEDDRTERRNLTEKYPKKVKRMRKQWQKWAEDVKVFPKKLRFKR